In one Corallococcus silvisoli genomic region, the following are encoded:
- a CDS encoding bestrophin family protein, giving the protein MIVGRMLSWRIILRYTGRPVVTHVIVALAIALGYEVLGAKWLSVPALPVSLLAAALGVLLAFRNNSAYERWWEARTLWGGLVNSSRTLARQVLTFLPAPRAQRSDGTPETPSTASRLVRTAVQPDGPALAPAWAKVGDGAVRDHSGRARDLRDPDAPRPHLASFIHPPSEWNAPRGIITGITEDARELVYAQMGFVNALRCHLRRQDPFPEITPFFRPSVLEALRGEQNVPASILLWMGTRLRRIYSDVQHPEKVYMRVAMDKTLSDLTDQLGACERIKNTPLPRQYDILPRAMVRAYLTLLPLGVVADLGVLTPLVTAIIAFLFIALDAVGRDVEDPFEDGVSDTPMTALCRTIEINLRQMLGESALPPPLQPRNGLLY; this is encoded by the coding sequence ATGATCGTCGGTCGGATGTTGTCCTGGCGGATCATCCTCCGCTACACGGGACGCCCCGTCGTCACCCACGTCATCGTCGCGCTGGCCATCGCCCTGGGCTACGAGGTGCTGGGCGCCAAGTGGCTGTCGGTCCCCGCGCTGCCGGTGTCGCTGCTCGCCGCGGCGCTGGGCGTGCTGCTCGCCTTCCGCAACAACTCCGCCTACGAGCGCTGGTGGGAGGCGCGCACCCTCTGGGGAGGGCTGGTGAACTCCTCGCGCACGCTCGCCCGGCAGGTCCTGACCTTCCTGCCCGCGCCCCGGGCCCAGCGCAGCGACGGCACCCCGGAGACGCCCTCCACCGCGTCGCGGCTGGTCCGGACGGCCGTGCAGCCAGACGGGCCCGCCCTGGCCCCCGCCTGGGCCAAGGTGGGTGACGGCGCCGTGCGCGACCACTCCGGCCGCGCGCGCGACCTGCGCGACCCGGACGCCCCCCGCCCGCATCTGGCCTCGTTCATCCACCCACCGTCGGAGTGGAACGCGCCCCGGGGCATCATCACCGGCATCACCGAGGACGCCCGCGAGCTGGTCTACGCGCAGATGGGCTTCGTGAACGCGCTGCGCTGCCACCTGCGGCGGCAGGACCCCTTCCCGGAGATCACGCCGTTCTTCCGCCCGTCCGTGCTGGAGGCGCTGCGCGGCGAGCAGAACGTGCCCGCCTCCATCCTGCTGTGGATGGGCACGCGCCTGCGCCGCATCTACAGCGACGTCCAGCACCCGGAGAAGGTCTACATGCGCGTGGCGATGGACAAGACGCTCTCGGACCTGACCGACCAGCTGGGCGCGTGCGAGCGCATCAAGAACACGCCCCTCCCCCGCCAGTACGACATCCTCCCGCGCGCCATGGTGCGCGCCTACCTCACCCTGCTGCCCCTGGGCGTCGTCGCGGACCTGGGCGTGCTCACGCCGCTCGTCACCGCCATCATCGCGTTCCTCTTCATCGCCCTGGACGCGGTGGGACGCGACGTGGAGGACCCCTTCGAGGATGGCGTCAGCGACACGCCCATGACGGCGCTGTGCCGCACCATCGAGATCAACCTGCGCCAGATGCTGGGCGAGTCAGCGCTGCCCCCGCCCCTCCAGCCGCGCAACGGCCTGCTGTATTGA
- a CDS encoding 2-keto-4-pentenoate hydratase → MTSTADVVALARILDAARRERREVPPLTHAHPQLSVPDGYAVQAEGIRLREAQGERVVGLKMGFTSEAKRQQMNLGSPIFGVLTDRMRVRAGGTVSVGAGIHPRIEPEIAFRTSRELKGAVTRDEVLDACDAVFAAMEVLDSRFVGFKYFSLPDVVADNASSSLFVPGTLERGPRDLDLTRLQMRMEVNGKVEGEARSDAISGDPVVSLIQLCALLAERGQVLPAGSLVLSGAATAAYLMKPGDQVRLTVDGLGTVEVSAVE, encoded by the coding sequence ATGACCTCGACAGCGGACGTGGTGGCCCTGGCTCGGATTCTGGACGCGGCGCGGCGCGAGCGGCGGGAGGTGCCTCCCTTGACGCATGCGCACCCCCAGCTGTCCGTGCCGGACGGCTACGCGGTGCAGGCGGAGGGCATCCGGCTGCGCGAGGCCCAGGGCGAGCGGGTGGTGGGCCTGAAGATGGGCTTCACGTCGGAGGCGAAGCGCCAGCAGATGAACCTGGGCTCGCCCATCTTCGGCGTGCTCACGGACCGGATGCGCGTGCGGGCGGGGGGGACGGTGAGCGTGGGCGCGGGCATCCACCCGCGCATCGAGCCGGAGATCGCCTTCCGCACGTCGCGCGAGCTGAAGGGGGCCGTGACGCGCGACGAGGTGCTGGACGCGTGCGACGCCGTCTTCGCGGCGATGGAGGTGCTGGACTCGCGCTTCGTGGGCTTCAAGTACTTCAGCCTGCCGGACGTGGTGGCGGACAACGCGTCGTCGTCGCTGTTCGTGCCCGGCACCCTGGAGCGCGGCCCGCGCGACCTGGACCTCACGCGGCTCCAGATGCGCATGGAGGTGAACGGGAAGGTGGAGGGCGAGGCGCGCTCGGACGCCATCTCCGGAGACCCGGTGGTGTCCCTCATCCAGCTGTGCGCGCTGCTGGCGGAGCGCGGTCAGGTGCTGCCCGCGGGGAGCCTGGTGCTGTCGGGCGCGGCCACCGCCGCCTACCTGATGAAGCCCGGCGACCAGGTGCGGCTCACCGTGGACGGGCTGGGCACGGTGGAGGTGTCCGCGGTGGAGTAG